In Luteitalea sp. TBR-22, one genomic interval encodes:
- a CDS encoding glycosyltransferase, with product MRLLGRIPVLGPFLVELLAPHTVVYRRHGDREDRVRRLRAQGLAMLTIVTGLAYLLWLVGVIDWNHPLIGGAFLGAEIGCLGLFVLASTGAWRMRFKPVVAPMALKAVPTDILITVCGEPLSVVTRTLEAALAVRWPGIKTVYVLDDKGSDEVEALSARLGAVYVSRAKDGAGNKDYKAGNLNYGLARARGEYVMTLDADQVPEPDILERMAPYLTIPRTAFVQSRQSFLVPEGDPFYCQDLVFYNTLQPAFDAHDMVLSCGSGVLYRREALDENGGFATWNLVEDLTTSYELHSRGWKSIYYPYPLAAGLAPDTVWGVYKQRGQWAFDTMRLFFWRNPLVQHGLAWQKRINYFIIGYSYITAGFIAPLFYLIPIWTYVTGHTVLTGREIDFALWRTLYFLTMTLAMRWLFRHHEPGKQFQMLVGLFPIYAANTIRALFYPRSKPGYTVNNQKPARRKRAWPPVVALTPQLALLLANAIGPFYALFMHTTSPRIVAANACVSAMAIWSLSHVCIAALDRHSWQRERDPVTFYALPARHS from the coding sequence ATGAGGCTGCTCGGGCGTATTCCCGTCCTCGGGCCGTTCCTCGTCGAACTGCTCGCTCCCCACACCGTCGTCTACCGGCGTCACGGCGACCGTGAGGACCGTGTGCGCCGCCTGCGTGCGCAGGGGCTGGCGATGCTCACCATCGTCACTGGCCTGGCGTACCTGCTGTGGCTGGTGGGCGTGATCGACTGGAACCATCCGCTGATCGGCGGCGCCTTCCTTGGCGCCGAGATCGGCTGCCTGGGGTTGTTCGTGCTCGCGTCCACCGGTGCATGGCGGATGCGCTTCAAGCCGGTGGTGGCACCGATGGCCCTGAAGGCCGTGCCCACCGACATCCTGATCACGGTCTGCGGCGAACCGCTGTCGGTGGTGACGCGGACGCTGGAGGCCGCGCTCGCCGTGAGGTGGCCCGGCATCAAGACCGTCTACGTGCTCGACGACAAGGGGAGCGACGAGGTCGAGGCGCTCTCGGCGCGGCTCGGCGCGGTGTACGTGTCGCGCGCCAAGGACGGCGCCGGCAACAAGGACTACAAGGCCGGCAACCTGAACTACGGGCTGGCGCGGGCACGCGGCGAGTACGTGATGACCCTCGACGCCGATCAGGTGCCCGAGCCCGACATCCTGGAGCGCATGGCACCCTACCTGACGATCCCGCGGACCGCGTTCGTGCAGTCGCGGCAGTCGTTCCTGGTGCCCGAGGGCGACCCGTTCTACTGCCAGGACCTGGTCTTCTACAACACGCTGCAGCCGGCCTTCGACGCGCACGACATGGTGCTGTCGTGCGGGTCGGGTGTGCTGTACCGCCGGGAAGCGCTCGACGAGAACGGCGGCTTCGCCACGTGGAACCTCGTCGAGGACCTGACGACGTCCTACGAGCTCCACTCGCGGGGCTGGAAGTCGATCTACTACCCCTACCCGCTGGCGGCCGGCCTGGCGCCGGACACCGTGTGGGGGGTGTACAAGCAGCGCGGCCAGTGGGCCTTCGACACCATGCGCCTGTTCTTCTGGCGCAATCCGCTGGTGCAGCACGGCCTCGCGTGGCAGAAGCGCATCAACTACTTCATCATCGGGTACTCGTACATCACCGCGGGATTCATCGCGCCGCTCTTCTACCTGATCCCGATCTGGACGTACGTGACCGGGCACACGGTGCTCACCGGGCGCGAGATCGACTTCGCGCTCTGGCGCACGCTGTACTTCCTCACGATGACCCTGGCGATGCGGTGGCTGTTCCGTCACCACGAGCCGGGCAAGCAGTTCCAGATGCTCGTCGGGCTGTTCCCGATCTACGCCGCCAACACGATCCGCGCGCTGTTCTACCCGCGCAGCAAGCCGGGCTACACGGTGAACAACCAGAAGCCGGCGCGCCGCAAGCGCGCCTGGCCGCCCGTCGTGGCGCTGACGCCGCAGCTGGCGTTGCTGCTGGCCAACGCCATCGGCCCCTTCTACGCCCTGTTCATGCACACGACCTCGCCCCGCATCGTCGCAGCCAACGCCTGCGTGTCGGCGATGGCGATCTGGTCGCTCTCGCACGTCTGCATCGCCGCGCTCGACCGGCACAGCTGGCAGCGCGAGCGGGACCCGGTGACCTTCTATGCCCTCCCGGCCCGGCACTCGTAA
- a CDS encoding tetratricopeptide repeat protein has translation MALWLLAALAAAWWMAPRQSPSVVVEAARLQRAGRVEQAAALLRGLSPADLRDPAVLELLGGVEQERGRRREAEAAFVTALRLDPSRTEARLGLATALLGRGASREALPVLAAVEVPDSLPIRHRWLSLVAQSGDPAALAEAAARTLSRDPRDVVALGRALEAAMQAHQWPRAIELGTRLASVDPAGREAALNAVATAQEASGDLTGAYETWRGLGDRASWRSQARVAAALGRTHDVIVLWEQHPGETPTAEERAARAWAMQQAGRAADADADYRVLLAQGALTPEARIRYAWSLAERGRRDEAARVAAVLPITPASRELITFTSAWAGDDARAATLLPAWLEAHPRDAAAWALLAEVARRRGDDATRTRALAQLAAVEGGSGPALLALARHLSASGQTHAAIAAYERAVHAGEKSPEVLDHLSVLLEQQGRTRAAIDVLQRLDRAEGPSAERLAREARLWRRAGDPRAAVDAWTRAVAARPSWADDPATQAEIVRAHADAASWDAAAKALPVALRGPVDPDLLRVAADVETHRGQAGRAVDHLLALSRHRSLTPDERRWLAGQAEAAQRPDVALAEYDRLLAASPSTAGLWIKIAELETQRGRHGAALDAWRQVPAAARGETYWRQYTWAAARVGGEAAMAAYDEAWSSGHADAAQCLEAARLHAAANQPLDALAWYERHLAAPGSTSAGLELELARAHLGAGHPADAARWASRARADASARTDALYVEAQARHLAGEPREAAAILEELLRDTKAPAPVTGEWLAWLARTAQARGRTLEAYVRFGEALARGAAPASEFWLARGDLAHDRGDLWRARQDYTEASRTGAEEAASRLEGLAPERRPLIGLPTEVFWDTNDFRHASAAGRFSLWPTDRARVTGEWATGRVSQGATEFDRSAGTILIDRLYPTARTTLGGQVGVEQARGRTQPLWRVDGAWHQTGGQAVQVEAFRESPWRAETWDARMRYNRITDLASIPGDFHATGVRVGGVLPITDHQELQGNVAMRDFSDGNRQSQAYLQYQLPLSSRRDTWVALQPYGYVEQWARPDPRYFSPEQQVTAGATLRAIVTRGPWQIDMSATPQYLESESRRGFGYSAVGSLRRDAGPVSVGVSGMVFDDRKMAYRVQRITLDVQVPIGR, from the coding sequence GTGGCGCTGTGGCTCCTCGCGGCCCTGGCGGCCGCCTGGTGGATGGCGCCGCGACAGTCGCCGTCGGTGGTCGTCGAGGCGGCCAGGCTCCAGCGCGCTGGTCGTGTCGAGCAAGCCGCGGCGCTGTTGCGCGGGCTCTCGCCCGCGGACCTGCGCGACCCGGCCGTCCTCGAACTGCTCGGTGGCGTGGAGCAGGAGCGCGGGCGTCGGCGCGAGGCCGAGGCGGCCTTCGTCACCGCGCTCCGGCTCGACCCGTCGCGCACGGAAGCGCGCCTGGGCCTGGCGACGGCACTGCTCGGTCGTGGCGCGAGCCGAGAGGCGCTGCCCGTGCTCGCGGCGGTCGAGGTCCCGGACTCGTTGCCGATCCGCCACCGCTGGCTGTCGCTGGTGGCGCAGTCGGGCGATCCCGCTGCCCTTGCCGAGGCGGCCGCCCGCACCCTGTCGCGCGATCCCCGCGACGTGGTGGCGCTCGGTCGCGCGCTCGAGGCTGCGATGCAGGCGCACCAGTGGCCTCGCGCCATCGAGCTCGGGACGCGGCTCGCGTCGGTCGACCCGGCCGGACGCGAGGCGGCGCTCAACGCCGTCGCGACGGCCCAGGAGGCGTCGGGCGATCTCACCGGAGCGTACGAGACGTGGCGTGGGCTCGGCGACCGTGCGTCATGGCGCTCGCAGGCGCGCGTCGCGGCAGCACTCGGGCGCACGCACGACGTGATCGTCCTGTGGGAGCAGCATCCGGGCGAGACGCCGACGGCGGAGGAGCGTGCTGCGCGTGCCTGGGCGATGCAGCAGGCCGGTCGTGCCGCCGACGCCGACGCCGACTATCGCGTCCTGCTCGCGCAGGGCGCGCTGACACCCGAGGCACGCATCCGGTACGCCTGGTCCTTGGCCGAGCGTGGCAGGCGAGACGAGGCGGCCCGCGTCGCCGCGGTGCTCCCGATCACGCCCGCCTCCCGTGAACTGATCACCTTCACGTCGGCCTGGGCCGGCGACGACGCCAGGGCCGCGACGCTGCTGCCGGCGTGGCTCGAGGCGCACCCGCGCGACGCAGCAGCATGGGCATTGCTCGCCGAGGTGGCGCGCCGCCGCGGCGACGACGCGACGCGGACGCGGGCGCTTGCGCAACTGGCGGCCGTCGAGGGCGGAAGCGGCCCGGCGCTCCTGGCACTGGCCAGACACCTGTCGGCCTCCGGCCAGACGCATGCCGCCATCGCCGCCTACGAGCGGGCGGTGCACGCGGGCGAGAAGTCGCCCGAGGTGCTCGACCACCTGAGCGTGTTGCTCGAGCAGCAGGGCCGCACCCGGGCGGCGATCGACGTCCTGCAGCGCCTCGATCGGGCCGAAGGGCCGAGCGCCGAGCGCCTGGCGCGGGAGGCCCGACTCTGGCGGCGCGCGGGAGATCCTCGTGCGGCCGTCGACGCGTGGACGCGCGCGGTGGCCGCCAGGCCGTCGTGGGCCGACGATCCGGCCACCCAGGCCGAGATCGTCCGTGCTCACGCCGACGCCGCGTCGTGGGATGCCGCGGCGAAGGCGTTGCCGGTCGCGCTTCGCGGCCCGGTCGATCCGGACCTCCTTCGCGTGGCGGCCGACGTCGAGACCCATCGCGGGCAAGCCGGCCGGGCCGTCGATCACTTGCTGGCGTTGTCGCGGCACCGGAGCCTTACCCCCGACGAGCGTCGCTGGCTCGCCGGGCAGGCCGAGGCGGCCCAGCGCCCCGACGTCGCCCTCGCCGAGTACGACCGCCTGCTGGCGGCCTCGCCCTCGACGGCAGGCCTGTGGATCAAGATCGCCGAGCTCGAGACGCAGCGCGGACGCCACGGTGCGGCGCTCGACGCCTGGCGACAGGTGCCGGCCGCAGCGCGTGGCGAGACGTACTGGCGCCAGTACACCTGGGCGGCGGCGCGGGTCGGCGGTGAAGCGGCGATGGCGGCGTACGACGAAGCCTGGAGCAGCGGGCACGCCGATGCCGCCCAGTGCCTCGAGGCGGCGCGGCTGCACGCGGCCGCCAACCAGCCGCTCGACGCGCTGGCGTGGTACGAGCGCCACCTTGCCGCGCCGGGTTCGACGTCGGCGGGTCTGGAACTCGAACTGGCGCGGGCGCATCTGGGCGCCGGCCATCCTGCCGACGCGGCGCGCTGGGCGTCGCGGGCGCGGGCCGACGCGAGCGCGCGCACCGACGCGCTGTACGTCGAGGCGCAGGCACGTCACCTGGCCGGCGAACCGCGCGAGGCGGCGGCGATTCTCGAGGAGCTGCTGCGCGACACCAAAGCGCCGGCGCCGGTGACGGGCGAGTGGCTGGCCTGGCTGGCGCGCACGGCGCAGGCGCGTGGCCGGACGCTGGAGGCCTACGTGCGGTTCGGCGAGGCGCTCGCCCGCGGCGCCGCGCCGGCCTCGGAGTTCTGGCTCGCGCGCGGCGACCTCGCGCACGACCGCGGCGACCTCTGGCGGGCGCGGCAGGACTACACCGAGGCGTCACGCACCGGCGCGGAGGAGGCCGCCTCGCGACTCGAAGGACTCGCCCCCGAGCGGCGGCCGCTGATCGGGCTGCCGACCGAAGTCTTCTGGGACACCAACGACTTCCGTCATGCAAGTGCGGCGGGGCGCTTCTCGCTGTGGCCGACCGACCGGGCGCGAGTCACGGGCGAGTGGGCGACCGGACGCGTGAGCCAGGGCGCGACGGAGTTCGACCGGTCGGCCGGCACGATCCTGATCGACAGGCTGTATCCGACGGCACGGACGACGCTCGGCGGGCAGGTGGGCGTCGAGCAGGCACGCGGCAGGACGCAGCCCCTGTGGCGGGTCGACGGTGCGTGGCACCAGACGGGCGGCCAGGCCGTCCAGGTGGAAGCGTTCCGCGAGTCGCCCTGGCGTGCCGAGACGTGGGACGCCCGCATGCGCTACAACCGGATCACGGACCTGGCCAGCATCCCGGGCGACTTCCACGCGACGGGCGTGCGCGTCGGTGGCGTGCTGCCGATCACCGACCACCAGGAACTGCAGGGCAACGTGGCGATGCGCGACTTCAGCGACGGGAACCGGCAGTCGCAGGCCTACCTGCAGTACCAGCTGCCGTTGTCGAGCCGACGTGACACGTGGGTCGCCCTGCAGCCCTACGGCTACGTCGAGCAGTGGGCCCGCCCCGACCCGCGATACTTCAGCCCCGAGCAGCAGGTCACGGCGGGTGCGACGCTGCGGGCCATCGTCACGCGTGGGCCGTGGCAGATCGACATGTCGGCCACGCCGCAGTACCTCGAGAGCGAGAGCCGCCGCGGCTTCGGCTACTCGGCGGTCGGCAGCCTGCGCCGCGATGCCGGCCCGGTGTCGGTCGGCGTGTCCGGCATGGTGTTCGACGACCGCAAGATGGCCTATCGGGTGCAGCGGATCACGCTCGACGTGCAGGTGCCGATCGGACGATGA
- a CDS encoding glycosyl hydrolase family 8, whose protein sequence is MTLARPAAVLLILVIATAAGCRPGGPPRTPDARLGALWSSFLGRYVRPSGAVVDPLRDGQVSSEAQSYALVRAVWMRDRATFRRVLAWTEAHLDRPDGLRSWLWDPATGRVRDANTATDGDIEIAWALALASIVFDEPAYATRAATLVRAIRTQTGIPVGDAWFPSAGNWARRERIVNLSYFYPYAFAWFARLDPQGRWEEATAVGYRLLARSLASDPGALPVDFNIVSPDGELSALPEGHMLGRTFSFDSIRIVWRVDLACRLQADRRACELAATLARRLDGILARDGRFVTSYDASGRPLTRETSLSFPAAFLPAMTRVVPERARQWRDTDLGDDALDVLMRADDRYYDANWAWFGLAAADGFIERRTPALGALRAPAR, encoded by the coding sequence ATGACGCTCGCCCGCCCGGCCGCGGTCCTCCTGATCCTCGTGATCGCGACGGCAGCGGGGTGTCGCCCGGGTGGCCCCCCGCGCACGCCGGACGCGCGGCTCGGGGCACTGTGGTCCAGTTTCCTCGGCCGATACGTGCGCCCGTCCGGCGCGGTGGTCGATCCGCTGCGCGATGGCCAGGTGTCCTCCGAGGCGCAGTCCTACGCGCTCGTGCGCGCCGTGTGGATGCGGGATCGGGCGACGTTCAGGCGCGTGCTGGCGTGGACCGAGGCGCATCTCGATCGGCCGGACGGACTGCGTTCGTGGCTGTGGGACCCGGCCACGGGGCGGGTGCGCGACGCCAACACCGCCACCGACGGCGACATCGAGATCGCGTGGGCGCTGGCCCTGGCTTCCATCGTGTTCGACGAGCCGGCGTACGCCACGCGGGCCGCGACGCTGGTGCGGGCGATTCGCACGCAGACCGGCATCCCGGTCGGCGATGCCTGGTTCCCCTCGGCCGGCAACTGGGCGCGCCGCGAGCGCATCGTCAACCTCTCGTACTTCTATCCTTACGCGTTCGCCTGGTTCGCCCGCCTCGACCCGCAGGGCAGGTGGGAGGAGGCCACGGCCGTCGGCTACCGCCTGCTGGCGCGATCGCTGGCGTCGGACCCGGGAGCCCTGCCCGTCGACTTCAACATCGTCTCGCCCGACGGGGAACTGTCGGCGCTGCCCGAGGGGCACATGCTCGGGCGCACCTTCTCGTTCGACAGCATCCGCATCGTGTGGCGCGTCGACCTGGCCTGCCGGCTGCAGGCCGACCGGCGCGCCTGCGAGCTTGCAGCGACCCTCGCCCGGCGCCTCGACGGCATCCTCGCGCGCGATGGTCGCTTCGTGACCAGCTACGACGCGTCGGGCCGGCCGCTGACCCGCGAGACGTCGCTCAGCTTCCCGGCGGCGTTCCTGCCGGCCATGACCCGGGTGGTGCCCGAGCGTGCCCGCCAGTGGAGGGACACCGACCTGGGCGACGACGCGCTCGACGTGTTGATGCGCGCCGACGATCGCTACTACGACGCCAACTGGGCCTGGTTCGGCTTGGCCGCCGCCGACGGCTTCATCGAGCGACGCACGCCCGCCCTCGGCGCGCTGCGTGCTCCGGCACGCTGA
- a CDS encoding DUF1080 domain-containing protein: MTTRLSLSAACLFATLLAATLAAQQPSAPTAPKPSPKDTEVWDPEPRVVTPGATDAQAPSDAIVLFDGRNLDEWVNVKGGGPAGWTVADGTFTVNKPVGNIQTRRAFGSYQLHIEWRVPASITGKDQGRGNSGLFLASTGGGDAGYELQILDSYQNRTYANGQAASIYKQAMPLVNAMRKPGEWNAYDVVWTAPAFNADGTLKSPARVTVLHNGVLVQNAYELTGETLYIGKPSYKAHGKSPIKLQAHGDPSEPLSFRNIWVRELN, encoded by the coding sequence ATGACGACCCGACTCTCCCTGTCTGCGGCGTGCCTGTTCGCCACGCTGCTTGCTGCCACCCTCGCCGCGCAACAGCCGTCGGCGCCGACCGCACCCAAGCCGAGCCCGAAGGACACCGAGGTCTGGGATCCCGAGCCCCGGGTGGTCACGCCGGGAGCGACCGACGCCCAGGCGCCGTCGGACGCGATCGTGCTGTTCGACGGCAGGAACCTCGACGAGTGGGTGAACGTGAAGGGCGGCGGCCCCGCCGGCTGGACGGTCGCCGACGGCACGTTCACCGTGAACAAGCCGGTGGGCAACATCCAGACGCGGCGGGCCTTCGGCAGCTACCAGCTGCACATCGAGTGGCGCGTCCCGGCCTCGATCACCGGCAAGGACCAGGGCCGCGGCAACAGCGGCCTGTTCCTGGCCTCCACGGGCGGCGGCGACGCGGGGTACGAACTGCAGATCCTCGACTCGTACCAGAACCGCACCTATGCCAACGGGCAGGCCGCGAGCATCTACAAGCAGGCGATGCCCCTGGTCAACGCGATGCGCAAGCCGGGTGAGTGGAACGCCTACGACGTGGTGTGGACGGCGCCCGCCTTCAACGCCGACGGCACGCTGAAGTCGCCGGCCCGCGTGACGGTGCTGCACAACGGCGTGCTCGTCCAGAACGCCTACGAGCTCACGGGCGAAACGCTCTACATCGGCAAGCCGTCGTACAAGGCGCACGGCAAGTCGCCGATCAAGCTGCAGGCCCACGGCGATCCGAGCGAGCCCCTGAGCTTCCGCAACATCTGGGTGCGTGAGCTGAACTAG
- a CDS encoding metallophosphoesterase gives MSPLPEPALPDQRPPDTHVRGVGLALFVLAGLSLIAPLASGTTMHRIGFFLVLAGLLEVYDGSRRARDADARAAWSNGASTALIGLLVLNGGSLVAGAFMVVLGAWFLIDALRYASRGVAAVRAGREGADLRVWILPLLGNLVLGLAILILREHLQPVTIAVTAFLRILGSAWNVLASPILAPTDAGDSALVDLGLAEHPELIVIANRIEDEEVARGPFDREWIVGFTATLFALHAGRMGFDRTLVGLLSPSVAVLGDWCIALLVAAFVVVPARLGVRKLTRPFERAAWSLALGGWPSRLVRIGQRATRFWLEARLRFAIRLRLARYSPRTALRRGLRIGLPVSAVIAATVPVWGMSWYFDTENWAAGVWNSWAEARTDTWREAMVQRVRASGPPAAGAQAFAVTPAHLPARGDFSFIVIGDTGEGDASQHVLRDSLWQAAAQPDVRFVVLSSDVVYPTGAMRNYEANFWLPFKGVRVPVYAIPGNHDWYDALEGFAATFLEPSAARLAMRARIEADERLTTTTDHDIEALIATAARLGREYGVRVAGQRASFFQVQTEEFALIAVDTGVARRVDAEQWAWLQSALQAAQGKFIMAVLGHPLYAGGHYLVDREDDDPTGFAAIHALLRRHGAAIVMAGDTHDLEYYVEPPAAGAAPRPMYHWVNGGGGAYLSFGTALAWPDTPATREWAHYPRRQDVADKIEASTPWWRRPAWWWTRDLGAWPFSAEWLSALFDSNEAPFFQSFVEVRVEPSARRVRVLPWGVHGRLRWSDLQASPGLRPAGVATDAPIEWLVPWPDGPAAARPTDTHGSGS, from the coding sequence GTGTCACCACTCCCCGAGCCCGCGTTGCCCGACCAGAGGCCCCCCGACACCCACGTGCGTGGCGTGGGGCTCGCGCTGTTCGTCCTGGCCGGGCTCTCGTTGATCGCGCCGCTGGCCAGCGGCACGACGATGCACCGCATCGGCTTCTTCCTCGTGCTGGCCGGGCTGCTCGAGGTGTACGACGGGTCGCGGCGGGCGCGCGACGCCGACGCGCGCGCGGCCTGGTCCAACGGCGCGAGCACCGCCCTCATCGGGTTGCTCGTGCTCAACGGCGGCTCGCTGGTGGCGGGCGCCTTCATGGTGGTGCTGGGCGCGTGGTTCCTGATCGATGCGCTGCGCTACGCGTCGCGCGGCGTGGCCGCCGTCAGGGCAGGGCGCGAGGGCGCCGATCTTCGCGTCTGGATCCTGCCGCTGCTCGGCAACCTGGTGCTAGGTCTGGCGATCCTGATCCTGCGCGAGCACCTGCAGCCGGTCACCATCGCCGTCACCGCCTTCCTGCGCATCCTGGGCTCGGCGTGGAACGTCCTGGCCTCGCCGATCCTCGCGCCGACCGACGCGGGCGACAGCGCGCTCGTCGACCTCGGACTCGCCGAGCACCCCGAGCTGATCGTCATCGCCAACCGCATCGAGGACGAAGAAGTCGCGCGCGGCCCGTTCGATCGCGAGTGGATCGTCGGCTTCACGGCGACGCTCTTCGCGCTGCACGCCGGTCGCATGGGCTTCGACCGCACCCTCGTCGGGCTGTTGTCGCCGTCGGTCGCGGTGCTGGGCGATTGGTGCATCGCGCTGCTGGTGGCGGCCTTCGTGGTCGTGCCGGCGCGGCTCGGCGTCCGCAAGCTGACGCGCCCCTTCGAGCGCGCGGCGTGGTCGCTCGCGCTCGGCGGGTGGCCGTCGCGCCTCGTCCGCATCGGCCAGCGCGCGACCAGGTTCTGGCTCGAGGCACGCCTGCGGTTCGCGATCAGGCTGCGACTGGCGAGATACTCGCCGCGCACGGCGCTGCGCCGCGGCCTGCGCATCGGGCTGCCGGTGTCGGCGGTGATTGCGGCGACGGTGCCGGTGTGGGGCATGAGCTGGTACTTCGACACGGAGAACTGGGCCGCGGGCGTCTGGAACTCGTGGGCGGAGGCCCGTACCGACACGTGGCGCGAGGCCATGGTGCAGCGCGTGCGGGCCAGCGGGCCGCCGGCCGCGGGGGCGCAGGCGTTCGCCGTGACGCCGGCGCACCTGCCGGCCCGCGGCGACTTCTCGTTCATCGTGATCGGCGACACCGGCGAGGGCGACGCGTCACAGCACGTGCTGCGCGACTCGCTGTGGCAGGCGGCGGCCCAGCCCGACGTGCGCTTCGTCGTGCTCTCCTCCGATGTCGTCTACCCGACGGGGGCGATGCGCAACTACGAGGCCAACTTCTGGCTGCCGTTCAAGGGGGTGCGCGTGCCCGTCTACGCCATTCCCGGCAACCACGACTGGTACGACGCGCTCGAGGGCTTCGCGGCGACCTTCCTCGAACCCTCGGCGGCCCGCCTGGCGATGCGGGCGCGCATCGAGGCCGACGAGCGACTCACCACCACCACCGACCACGACATCGAGGCGCTGATCGCGACCGCGGCCCGCCTCGGCCGCGAGTACGGCGTGCGCGTGGCGGGGCAGCGGGCGTCGTTCTTCCAGGTGCAGACCGAGGAGTTCGCGCTCATCGCCGTCGACACCGGCGTCGCGCGCCGCGTCGATGCCGAGCAGTGGGCGTGGTTGCAGTCGGCGCTGCAGGCTGCGCAGGGCAAGTTCATCATGGCGGTGCTCGGCCATCCGCTCTACGCCGGTGGTCACTACCTGGTCGATCGTGAAGACGACGATCCGACCGGGTTTGCCGCCATCCACGCCCTGCTGCGCCGGCACGGCGCAGCCATCGTCATGGCCGGCGACACCCACGATCTCGAGTACTACGTCGAACCGCCGGCCGCGGGCGCCGCGCCGAGGCCGATGTACCACTGGGTGAACGGCGGCGGCGGGGCGTATCTCAGCTTCGGCACGGCACTCGCGTGGCCCGACACGCCAGCGACACGCGAGTGGGCGCACTATCCGCGGCGTCAGGACGTGGCCGACAAGATCGAGGCCTCGACGCCGTGGTGGCGGCGTCCCGCGTGGTGGTGGACGCGCGACCTCGGTGCCTGGCCGTTCTCGGCCGAGTGGCTCTCGGCGTTGTTCGACTCCAACGAGGCGCCGTTCTTCCAGAGTTTCGTCGAGGTGCGCGTCGAGCCGTCGGCGCGGCGCGTGCGTGTGCTGCCGTGGGGCGTGCACGGCCGGCTGCGATGGAGCGACCTGCAGGCCTCGCCAGGATTGCGCCCGGCCGGCGTCGCCACTGACGCGCCGATCGAATGGCTGGTGCCGTGGCCCGACGGGCCAGCCGCAGCCCGGCCGACCGACACCCACGGCTCCGGGTCGTGA
- a CDS encoding ABC transporter permease yields the protein MLRGLWTLTWIETKIFLREPLGVVGTVGFPILLFLLMRRMGRGVAPSALPPLLSNDLPIFAAVMSAVGAVISLVAIVAIYREGGILKRLRATPLHPVTILLSHVIVKLGFTAVSLAALVLAGARSFGPAAGVPLASFALALLFTTLCLLSIAFIIASLVPTARFAQPLSTLVVYAMLGLSGLFVSIERLPPALQAVAHLLPLSYAVSLLRGVWRGDGWTAHLTEITVLTAMFLAGTAIAARVFRWE from the coding sequence ATGCTGCGTGGACTCTGGACGCTCACCTGGATCGAGACCAAGATCTTCCTCCGCGAACCGCTCGGGGTCGTCGGCACGGTGGGCTTCCCCATCCTGCTCTTCCTGCTGATGCGACGGATGGGGCGTGGCGTCGCGCCGAGCGCGCTGCCACCGCTGCTCTCCAACGACCTGCCGATCTTCGCGGCGGTGATGTCGGCGGTGGGCGCGGTGATCTCGCTGGTGGCCATCGTCGCCATCTATCGCGAGGGCGGCATCCTCAAGCGCCTGCGCGCGACGCCGTTGCACCCGGTGACCATCCTGCTCTCGCACGTGATCGTCAAGCTCGGCTTCACCGCGGTGTCGCTCGCGGCGCTCGTGCTGGCCGGCGCGCGCAGCTTCGGCCCGGCTGCCGGCGTGCCGTTGGCGTCGTTCGCGCTGGCGCTCCTGTTCACGACGCTGTGCCTGCTCTCGATCGCGTTCATCATCGCGAGTCTCGTGCCCACGGCGCGATTCGCGCAGCCGCTCAGCACGCTGGTCGTCTACGCGATGCTCGGACTCTCGGGCCTGTTCGTCAGCATCGAGCGACTGCCGCCCGCGCTGCAGGCCGTGGCTCACCTATTGCCGCTGTCCTACGCGGTCTCGCTGCTGCGGGGCGTGTGGCGCGGCGACGGCTGGACGGCGCACCTCACCGAGATTACGGTGCTCACCGCGATGTTCCTCGCGGGCACCGCGATTGCCGCCCGCGTGTTCCGGTGGGAATAG